The Pyrenophora tritici-repentis strain M4 chromosome 2, whole genome shotgun sequence genome window below encodes:
- a CDS encoding UbiH, 2-polyprenyl-6-methoxyphenol hydroxylase and related FAD-dependent oxidoreductase, producing the protein MATTDSQESKCDVLIIGAGPAGMMLATWMARCGINARIVDKRGTKIYAGQADGLQLRSLEIFDSFGFADRAWKEANHLIEFCMWNPGEDGLIRRSDRVPDVPVGLSRFKEIVLHQGRIERFFLDHIKKHTKNSLQVERGVLPEALHIDDNLVSDHSSDNYPITVQLRYLSEEEAKPAQSKGSVVNDGLFRSNLAEDDTEDLIANSRKNQSGTETVKAKYVVGCDGAHSWTRKQLGFELEGEPTDHIWGVLDIIPITDFPDVRMRCAIHSASAGSMMIIPRENKMARLYIQLTEIKPDASGRADRSKITPETIITAAQKIIAPYKLTYEYCDWWTAYQIGQRVGKNFERDSRVFLAGDAVHTHSPKAGQGMNVSMQDAYNLGWKLGLVVKGVAQPSILKTYQSERRRIAQDLIAFDHKFSRLFSGRPAKDLMDEEGVSMSEFKEAFLKGNLFATGLSVDYGTSMLVGKAGNAAEQGDGTDVSSEIQLVGKQELASKTPLGMRFPNYQVLNQASARAYDFQPKLASDGRFRIIVFAGNVVNPSQSARLQAFCKYMTSSPILAPHLHKNIEVLTLHSSKRIDVELLKDFPEVLHPFDARTGWDYDKVYVDDEAYHEGFGDAYGGYGVGRETGCVVVTRPDQYVGFIDGVDEEGAKGVEGYFEGILVG; encoded by the exons ATGGCAACTACCGATTCGCAAGAGTCGAAATGTGACGT TCTCATCATTGGTGCCGGTCCAGCAGG GATGATGCTTGCGACATGGATGGCGAGATGCGGCATCAATGCTCGCATTGTGGACAAGCGCGGTACCAAGATCTATGCTGGTCAAGCCGATGGGCTGCAGCTACGTAGTCTGGAGATTTTCGATAGCTTTGGCTTTGCAGACAGAGCATGGAAAGAGGCAAACCATTTGATAGAG TTCTGCATGTGG AATCCCGGCGAAGATGGTTTGATACGTCGCTCAGATCGCGTACCGGATGTACCCGTTGGTCTCTCCCGATTCAAGGAGATTGTACTCCACCAAGGCCGGATCGAGCGCTTCTTCCTTGACCATATCAAAAAGCATACCAAGAACTCGTTACAAGTCGAGCGTGGCGTGCTTCCCGAAGCGCTCCATATCGATGACAATCTAGTCAGCGACCACTCCTCCGATAACTACCCAATTACTGTGCAGCTGCGATATCTTAGCGAAGAAGAAGCGAAGCCGGCCCAGAGCAAGGGATCAGTTGTCAACGATGGCCTTTTCAGGAGCAATCTTGCAGAGGACGACACGGAAGATTTGATTGCAAACAGCAGAAAGAACCAGAGCGGTACAGAGACTGTAAAGGCAAAATACGTCGTGGGCTGCGATGGCGCCCATAGCTGGACCAGAAAACAGCTCGGATTTGAGCTCGAAGGAGAGCCAACGGACCACATCTGGGGTGTCCTTGACATCATTCCCATTACCGACTTCCCTGATGTGCGGATGCGTTGCGCTATACACAGCGCATCTGCTGGATCCATGATGATCATTCCCCGCGAGAACAAGATGGCTCGTCTCTATATTCAGCTTACGGAAATCAAGCCTGATGCCAGTGGCCGGGCAGACCGGTCGAAGATTACCCCAGAAACCATTATCACGGCTGCACAGAAGATCATCGCGCCCTACAAGCTGACGTACGAGTACTGCGACTGGTGGACAGCGTACCAGATTGGTCAGCGTGTaggcaagaactttgagcGTGATAGCCGTGTATTCCTGGCTGGTGATGCCGTGCATACACACTCGCCCAAGGCTGGTCAAGGTATGAACGTGTCAATGCAGGATGCGTACAATCTCGGCTGGAAGCTGGGCTTGGTGGTCAAGGGAGTTGCCCAACCTAGCATTTTGAAAACATATCAGTCTGAGCGGAGGCGGATTGCACAGGATCTCATTGCCTTTGATCACAAGTTTTCGCGACTGTTCTCCGGCCGACCGGCCAAAGACCTCATGGATGAAGAGGGTGTGAGCATGTCGGAATTCAAAGAGGCCTTCCTCAAGG GCAACTTATTTGCAACCGGTCTCTCAGTCGATTACGGAACGAGCATGCTAGTAGGCAAAGCAGGCAACGCCGCCGAGCAAGGCGACGGCACCGACGTCTCATCCGAGATCCAGCTCGTCGGCAAGCAAGAGCTCGCGTCCAAGACGCCACTGGGCATGCGCTTCCCCAACTACCAAGTGCTAAACCAAGCCAGCGCTCGCGCATACGACTTCCAGCCCAAACTCGCGAGTGACGGTCGCTTCCGCATCATCGTCTTCGCCGGTAATGTAGTTAATCCCTCGCAGAGCGCCCGCCTACAAGCCTTTTGCAAGTACATGACCTCATCACCAATACTGGCTCCTCATCTTCACAAGAACATTGAGGTGCTTACTCTGCATTCGTCCAAGCGCATCGACGTCGAACTTCTCAAGGACTTCCCAGAGGTGCTACATCCGTTTGATGCACGGACGGGATGGGACTACGACAAGGTCTATGTAGATGATGAAGCGTACCACGAGGGCTTTGGTGATGCGTATGGCGGGTATGGGGTAGGTAGGGAGACGGGATGCGTAGTTGTTACGAGGCCGGATCAATATGTGGGGTTCATTGATGGGGTGGATGAGGAGGGGGCCAAGGGCGTGGAAGGGTACTTTGAGGGGATACTTGTGGGGTAG
- a CDS encoding RING-finger-containing ubiquitin ligase has translation MGQAHSRRASNIDSDAHPRRRSSRPLSWAPGFLGSPQSVSVNDNVNTHPTLLSAARQQHQPQNDRPRSSATRLSRRLSSHISSHFGLLDAGPSPSDAEPPRAPWPGRSRARLTRARTSLSSMAGLLQRRPSLTAHVRDDYTDTDRHDGPAFVTSRASMPGPSALRQTASERGQFLPRVQVPELGLDFDQLLQANSPTDTDAQRPPSLALRRDGRGLGMIPSQRRLRNMIGHPRRRRSLWQDAEHMENVEQLRQGEDQADVLSRLLSLAAAATAASLVGDDHQAATRDGTFDTFLQSLQNGSIASALRGNEQGQDGDNPGANQAPLNFFRMFRFGTSTDNPRNRNDNAIGRGEGDEDGEGRLVPIIIVGIRSIQPGNGTGQEDASIPPFLDALSSFPTPPTSPGDTHHMLPPPQNGTRFSHRRRASMGGFNFPSNYDSQRHQRASPQDRSSPWSSATDSPSAPSPPPSTPATTLNSSAVPSRASTPATSTSPPSPTTLSSAASRANSFVRTAPGSTLEPTVEEPQTHTRNARPRRLSESDFTRYGAGAPRRRGVVEPDNNPGEGSRSWIIYVLGGSYPENHPILTTPSLFTESPTYEDMMLLSSILGPAKPPVASEEDVASAPGLFRIRGTDSALVAEAVDGDESIDLVADARCLVCLCDFEADEEARKLVKCEHMFHKICIDQWLTTGRNSCPLCRGEGVHETAKEADAPADAAAPSAPPAVA, from the exons ATGGGGCAGGCACATTCAAGACGGGCTTCGAATATCGACTCGGACGCGCATCCACGGCGCCGCTCCTCGCGCCCGCTGTCGTGGGCGCCTGGCTTCCTGGGCTCACCGCAGTCTGTAAGCGTCAACGACAACGTCAACACACATCCAACGCTCCTGTCAGCTGCACGTCAACAACATCAACCGCAAAACGACCGTCCACGATCTAGTGCCACTCGCCTCTCCCGCCGACTTTCCTCACATATCTCCTCACATTTCGGCCTGCTCGATGCTGGTCCGTCACCGTCCGATGCTGAACCACCACGGGCACCATGGCCTGGCCGCTCAAGAGCGAGGCTGACGCGGGCGCGCACCTCACTGAGCTCCATGGCCGGTCTATTGCAGAGACGCCCATCTTTGACTGCCCATGTCCGTGACGACTACACCGATACAGACCGACATGACGGCCCGGCCTTTGTCACATCAAGAGCAAGCATGCCAGGCCCCTCAGCCTTGCGGCAGACGGCAAGTGAACGCGGGCAGTTCCTTCCTCGTGTCCAGGTGCCGGAACTGGGACTCGACTTTGATCAGCTGCTGCAAGCCAACTCACCCACGGACACCGACGCACAACGCCCACCTTCTTTGGCCTTGCGGCGGGATGGGCGAGGGCTTGGCATGATTCCCTCACAGCGGCGGCTACGCAATATGATCGGCCACCCACGTAGGCGGCGGTCACTGTGGCAGGACGCCGAGCACATGGAAAATGTGGAGCAGCTACGCCAGGGCGAGGACCAGGCTGATGTGCTGTCAAGGCTGCTTTCGCTGGCCGCAGCAGCCACTGCAGCCTCGCTTGTGGGCGACGACCACCAGGCTGCCACGCGAGACGGTACCTTTGACACGTTTCTACAATCCCTGCAGAATGGTAGCATAGCATCGGCCCTACGAGGCAACGAGCAGGGCCAAGACGGCGATAACCCGGGAGCCAACCAGGCCCCGCTGAACTTCTTCAGGATGTTTAGGTTTGGCACCAGCACCGACAACCCCAGGAACAGGAACGACAACGCCATCGGCCGTGGAGAGGGCGACGAAGATGGTGAAGGCAGGTTGGTGCCCATCATAATCGTTGGCATCCGATCCATACAGCCAGGCAACGGTACGGGCCAAGAGGATGCCAGTATCCCACCTTTCCTCGATGCCCTGTCAAGCTTCCCCACGCCTCCAACTTCACCGGGTGATACCCATCACATGCTACCACCCCCACAGAACGGCACACGTTTCAGCCACCGCCGAAGAGCGTCAATGGGTGGCTTCAACTTCCCGTCCAATTACGACAGCCAGAGGCACCAGCGTGCGAGTCCTCAAGACCGCTCGAGTCCCTGGTCTTCAGCGACAGACTCTCCTTCAGCCCCCTCACCGCCGCCATCGACACCTGCTACCACCCTCAACTCCTCCGCTGTACCCTCGCGCGCCTCCACACCAGCAACCTCGACCTCACCCCCTTCACCCACCACACTATCTTCTGCAGCTTCACGGGCCAATAGCTTTGTCCGAACTGCCCCCGGATCCACGCTGGAACCCACCGTTGAGGAACCACAAACACACACTCGCAATGCTCGGCCCCGTCGCCTTAGTGAGTCTGACTTCACAAGATACGGTGCCGGTGCtccaagaagaagaggtgtAGTAGAGCCTGACAACAACCCCGGTGAAGGTTCGCGGAGCTGGATCATCTACGTCCTAGGGGGAAGCTATCCCGAGAACCATCCGATTCTTACCACGCCGAGTCTCTTCACTGAGTCGCCAACCTACGAAGACATGATGCTGCTATCCTCCATCCTCGGCCCTGCGAAACCACCGGTTGCCAGTGAGGAAGACGTTGCCTCTGCTCCGGGTCTATTCAGGATACGCGGTACTGACAGTGCCCTTGTAGCTGAGGCTGTTGACGGGGACGAGTCCATTGACCTCGTTGCTGACGCACGCTGTCTTGTCTGCCTGTGCGATTTTGAGGCCGACGAAGAAGCGCGAAAGCTGGTCAAGTGCGAACACATGTTCCACAAGATCTGCATTGATCAG TGGCTAACTACCGGTCGTAACTCATGTCCCCTCTGCCGAGGTGAAGGCGTTCACGAAACAGCAAAAGAAGCCGATGCTCCCGCCGACGCCGCTGCACCTTCCGCTCCCCCAGCAGTCGCATGA
- a CDS encoding chitin synthase 2, giving the protein MSGVNSTTAALGGRMTPSEVGKQAAAEADIHDFLREAGDALSSNTGPASAAAQMPRRKMLQSQDAAYMAPVKTVRIQDPGLPLQSFRRPSSPVSRSYHPTGSSVSGLSRTPSILDSAPNFSPPVDDDYVPYRRPLSPDRPYSPTRTSVDYSRPPASVNSYEPVDLHGNPRPGSPTRPLPPAPLFTHGGRPRSRDSQGTMDMTDMQSIGIHDDDDPFTEVGDDRPDLRSRDSYMSDDTYTDVYTEVDEKADHYGPAPDGAQARRGARDAVMTKKEVRLINGELILECKIPTILYSFLPRRDDIEFTHMRYTAVTCDPDDFIDRGYKLRQNIGNQRETEVFIAVTMYNENEIDFTRTMHGVMQNISHFCSRMKSRTWGKDGWQKIVVCIIADGRGKVHPRTLDAIAAMGCFQEGIAKNHVNQKEVTAHVYEYTTQVSLDSDLKFKGAEKGIVPCQMIFCLKERNSKKLNSHRWFFNAFGRALNPNVCILLDVGTKPGPKALYHLWKAFDTDSSVAGAAGEIKAGKGKAWLGLLNPLVASQNFEYKMSNILDKPLESVFGYITVLPGALSAYRYHALQNDHTGHGPLSQYFKGETLHGQDADVFTANMYLAEDRILCWELVAKRSEQWVLKYVKAATGETDVPDAVPEFISQRRRWLNGAFFAAVYSLLHFKQVWATDHTIWRKILLHIEFVYQFVQLLFTFFSLANFYLTFYFVAGSLADPEMDPFGHNIGKIIFYILRYTCTLLICMQFILSMGNRPQGAKKMFFWSMIIYGIIMAYTTFASFYIVIVQLRDPKAEKSLGSNVFTNLIVSTATTIGLYFLMSFMYLDPWHMFTSSAQYFALLPSYIATLQVYAFCNTHDITWGTKGDNVAKTDLGDAKGKTKNVVELEMPSEQLDIDSGYDEALRNLRDRVEVPEPPISESQQQEDYYRAVRTYMVVIWMISNAILAMTVSEAYSDRKVTHNVYLTFILWAVAGLAVFRAIGSTTFLIINSIQAIMETKLKWQDKIDDKKSNRTGLGGGRKYGRNKWWKFGFGGGVSSSWFSGSTISSKISSMTPSNWGGSSVGR; this is encoded by the exons ATGTCAGGCGTAAACAGTACCACTGCTGCACTGGGCGGGCGCATGACTCCCTCCGAGGTTGGCAAGCAAGCTGCCGCCGAGGCCGACATTCACGACTTTTTGCGCGAAGCGGGCGATGCGCTGAGCTCGAATACGGGCCCGGCCTCTGCAGCCGCTCAGATGCCACGCAGGAAGATGCTTCAGTCACAGGACGCCGCCTACATGGCGCCTGTCAAAACCGTGCGGATACAAGACCCAGGCTTACCGTTACAATCTTTCCGCAGACCATCCTCACCGGTATCACGATCATATCACCCCACAGGCTCTTCAGTATCTGGCCTTTCGCGGACGCCTTCAATATTGGATAGCGCTCCCAATTTTTCACCGCCAGTCGACGACGACTATGTGCCATACCGACGGCCCTTGTCACCCGATCGACCGTATTCACCCACACGCACATCCGTCGACTACTCGCGACCGCCGGCTTCAGTAAATTCGTATGAGCCAGTAGACCTCCATGGCAACCCACGACCAGGCAGCCCCACGCGGCCGCTGCCTCCTGCGCCATTGTTCACGCATGGCGGTCGTCCCAGATCGCGAGACTCGCAAGGCACCATGGACATGACCGACATGCAATCGATAGGTATccacgacgacgacgatcCTTTTACTGAAGTGGGTGATGATCGGCCCGACTTGCGTTCGCGCGACTCGTACATGTCTGACGACACTTACACGGACGTCTACACCGAGGTAGACGAAAAGGCGGATCACTATGGGCCGGCCCCAGACGGTGCGCAAGCAAGACGAGGTGCGCGAGACGCAGTAATGACCAAGAAGGAGGTTCGCTTGATCAACGGAGAGCTTATTTTGGAGTGCAAGATTCCCACCATCTTATACAGTTTCCTCCCAAGACGCGATGACATTGAATTCACCCACATGCGATACACGGCCGTTACCTGTGACCCAGACGACTTTATCGATCGTGGCTACAAGTTGCGCCAAAACATTGGCAACCAGCGTGAGACGGAAGTCTTCATCGCCGTCACCATGTACAACGAGAACGAGATCGACTTTACGCGCACAATGCATGGTGTCATGCAAAACATCAGCCACTTCTGCTCGCGCATGAAGTCGAGAACGTGGGGCAAGGATGGATGGCAGAAGATCGTCGTATGCATCATTGCCGACGGTCGTGGAAAGGTCCATCCTCGAACACTGGACGCCATTGCAGCCATGGGCTGCTTCCAGGAGGGCATTGCGAAGAACCACGTCAACCAGAAGGAAGTCACGGCCCACGTATACGAATACACAACACAGGTCTCTTTGGACTCTGACCTCAAGTTCAAGGGCGCCGAAAAGGGCATTGTGCCGTGTCAAATGATCTTCTGTTTGAAGGAGCGCAATTCCAAGAAACTAAACTCCCATCGTTGGTTCTTCAATGCTTTTGGTCGCGCACTCAACCCCAACGTTTGTATCCTGCTCGATGTTGGAACCAAGCCAGGACCCAAGGCTCTCTATCATTTGTGGAAAGCGTTCGACACTGACTCGTCAGTTGCCGGAGCTGCTGGAGAGATCAAGGCTGGCAAGGGAAAAGCATGGCTCGGTCTTTTGAACCCGCTTGTTGCGTCGCAGAACTTTGAATACAAAATGTCCAATATCTTGGACAAGCCTCTGGAGTCTGTGTTTGGTTACATCACTGTGTTGCCAGGTGCCCTTTCAGCGTACCGCTACCACGCGTTGCAGAATGATCACACCGGTCACGGTCCCCTCAGCCAGTACTTTAAAGGTGAGACACTGCACGGCCAAGATGCTGATGTCTTTACTGCCAACATGTACTTGGCTGAAGATCGTATTCTGTGTTGGGAGCTTGTAGCAAAGCGCAGCGAGCAATGGGTCTTGAAGTATGTCAAAGCGGCGACTGGAGAGACGGATGTGCCAG ACGCTGTTCCCGAGTTCATTTCCCAGCGTCGTCGTTGGCTCAACGGTGCCTTCTTTGCTGCCGTGTACTCGCTTCTTCACTTCAAGCAGGTGTGGGCAACTGACCATACCATCTGGCGCAAGATCCTCCTCCACATCGAATTCGTCTACCAGTTTGTGCAACTCTTGTTCACTTTCTTCTCGCTTGCCAACTTCTACCTGACCTTCTACTTTGTCGCTGGTTCCCTCGCAGATCCGGAAATGGATCCATTTGGCCACAACATTGGAAAAATCATCTTCTACATCCTACGATACACTTGCACGCTACTCATCTGCATGCAATTCATCCTGTCCATGGGTAACCGACCTCAGGGTGCGAAGAAGATGTTTTTCTGGAGTATGATCATCTATGGCATTATTATGGCCTATACCACGTTCGCTTCCTTCTACATCGTCATCGTCCAGCTGAGAGACCCCAAGGCCGAAAAGTCACTCGGGTCAAACGTCTTCACCAACCTTATCGTATCAACGGCAACTACAATCGGTCTCTACTTCCTCATGTCTTTCATGTACCTGGATCCATGGCATATGTTTACGTCCAGTGCACAGTACTTTGCGCTCCTTCCGTCTTACATTGCTACGCTCCAAGTGTATGCCTTTTGCAACACGCACGACATCACGTGGGGAACCAAGGGAGACAACGTGGCAAAGACTGATCTTGGAGACGCCAAAGGAAAGACGAAGAACGTGGTCGAACTCGAGATGCCATCTGAGCAACTTGACATTGACAGTGGCTACGATGAAGCGCTGCGCAACCTTCGTGATCGTGTCGAAGTCCCAGAGCCGCCAATTTCGGAATCGCAACAGCAGGAAGATTACTACCGTGCTGTGAGAACTTACATGGTGGTTATTTGGATGATTTCAAACGCAATTCTTGCCATGACGGTCAGCGAAGCCTACTCGGACCGCAAGGTGACGCACAATGTCTACCTTACCTTTATCCTCTGGGCTGTCGCTGGTCTTGCTGTCTTCCGCGCCATTGGTTCAACAACATTCCTCATTATCAACAGTATTCAAGCAATCATGGAGACGAAACTCAAGTGGCAGGATAAGATTGACGATAAGAAGAGCAACAGAACTGGACTTGGAGGTGGAAGGAAGTATGGTAGGAACAAGTGGTGGAAGTTTGGATTTGGCGGTGGCGTGTCGAGCAGCTGGTTCTCTGGCAGCACAATTTCGAGCAAAATTAGCAGCATGACTCCCAGCAACTGGGGTGGAAGCAGTGTTGGAAGATAG
- a CDS encoding MTP18 multi-domain protein codes for MAKDDTRKVGEIDGVPAERKGVRPDFSTPPPRKALPKEIQDTLNDDEKMWEIVYDGEGEDTTETNLRYAAYASRIRTIMLSAHRYVAYTSDIGESFRPIAHPYLVKGAYGISWLYLMGDVSHEGYKAYVRNQRILHPENYMDETADKMLAPSQNQDLAATGKGSGIFDKVQELARNAKSTEGVKYGDAGTALTGGKVVAGKIPVIEDYRAVMAQRAVFQAVASMGLPAFTIHSIVRYSGRALKDAKNKTLRTWGPIGLGLAAVPFLPYMFDEPVEHATEWIFYNAFKAIGGEKAVEGRPVTGAKELRKEETESNKLKKEL; via the exons ATGGCGAAAGACGACACTCGGAAAGTAGGAGAGATAGACGGTGTGCCCGCAGAAAGAAAAGGCGTAAGGCCCGATTTCTCGACACCGCCGCCGCGAAAAGCATTGCCCAAGGAAATCCAAGATACCCTCAACGACGACGAGAAGATGTGGGAAATCGTCTACGACGGCGA AGGTGAAGATACCACAGAAACCAACCTCCGCTATGCCGCCTACGCCTCCCGCATCCGCACCATCATGCTCTCCGCCCACCGCTACGTAGCCTACACCTCCGACATAGGCGAATCCTTCCGTCCCATTGCACATCCGTACCTTGTAAAAGGTGCCTACGGTATCTCATGGCTCTACCTCATGGGCGACGTCTCGCACGAAGGCTACAAAGCATACGTCCGAAATCAGCGTATCTTGCACCCGGAAAACTATATGGACGAAACTGCAGACAAGATGCTTGCGCCTAGCCAAAACCAGGATCTGGCAGCTACAGGCAAAGGCTCGGGGATATTCGATAAGGTGCAGGAGCTTGCGCGCAATGCGAAGAGTACAGAGGGTGTCAAGTATGGAGATGCGGGTACGGCGTTGACGGGGGGCAAAGTGGTGGCGGGCAAGATACCGGTGATTGAGGATTACAGGGCTGTTATGGCGCAGAGAGCTGTGTTTCAGGCTGTGGCTAGTATGGGGTTGCCGGCGTTTACTATTCACAGTATTGTGAGGTATTCGGGACGGGCGCTCAAGGATGCTAAGAATAAGACGTTGAGGACGTGGGGGCCGATTGGA CTTGGTCTTGCCGCTGTGCCTTTCCTACCATACATGTTCGATGAACCGGTTGAACATGCGACGGAATGGATATTCTATAACGCTTTCAAGGCGATTGGTGGTGAGAAGGCGGTTGAGGGAAGGCCGGTGACGGGCGCGAAGGAGTTGAGGAAAGAGGAGACGGAGTCCAACAAGCTGAAGAAGGAGTTGTAA
- a CDS encoding RecQ, Superfamily II DNA helicase, with the protein MSDDEFGWSSGDDEQLVAIATDIHPVAKRKLKESTTATEPVPAKRSRSKKVTPPEPSPNVLLANSILKEQFGIDGFRLDQEKAITRLLDGGSAVVVFPTGGGKSLCYQVPGVAFRLQDEQLSRRTAGQSGVTLVISPLIALMKDQVDALLRRGIKAAVLNSSISRSEFLATQDDLRNGRLDLIYCAPERLNSEGFTASLKDIPGGIRLLAVDEAHCISEWGHSFRPDYLKIARFAEEAQVERVVCLTATATSQVAKDIRDAFKIPEEGLFRTTMYRPNLRLLAEANTKDTDYVEKLVHHLKKHTGPTIVYVTIQKATEMLAAKLKKQGFNARPYHAGMQAELRTKTQDEFLTSKNMVVFATIAFGMGIDKPDIRNIVHFDIPDSIESYSQQIGRAGRDGKPSVCMFYLATKDFYLRNIFTYGDRPSIRSLRLLMQDICTPARAQLKAGDTFYVSLYTQSKDTDIKSITLGILYAHMELHFHLFRASGTLYTKYTYTIKNPNLIYRDTSPTAAAILAGSSTAAKWSSIDLNDLSVMTDIPRADLVRKMDEWNESDAITLKKEGVQNIYRLERPLPSTPAEIDEIVQKLDERMQENEKQNLSRTTALLDLITADRCFSGSIAEYFGEATGLKEECGHCTWCETKKRVVMPDEPPQPPDPVKVKKVLDTIGARDDPRYLAKLAFGIKSPRMAAEGVYRTPVFESMNVCDFPELLRVFTEACEKEGMERERQRQARAEREIGVRGGGGQGREVSWTLGS; encoded by the exons ATGAGCGATGACGAGTTTGGGTGGTCCTCGGGAGACGACGAACAACTCGTAGCCATCGCGACTGACATTCATCCAGTTGCAAAGCGAAAGCTCAAGGAAAGCACTACAGCTACTGAACCGGTACCAGCAAAGCGAAGTAGATCCAAAAAGGTCACCCCTCCCGAGCCTTCGCCCAATGTACTTCTTGCGAACAGCATTCTCAAAGAGCAGTTTGGTATCGATGGCTTTCGGTTAGACCAAGAAAAGGCTATTACGCGACTTCTCGATGGAGGGAGTGCTGTTGTTGTGTTCCCCACCGGAGGAGGCAAGAGCTTATGCTACCAA GTTCCTGGAGTAGCGTTCAGACTTCAAGATGAACAGCTCAGTCGCCGGACAGCCGGACAGAGCGGTGTCACTCTAGTCATCTCGCCATTAATCGCGTTGATGAAAGATCAGGTCGACGCACTTTTGCGTCGTGGTATCAAAGCCGCAGTACTGAATTCATCCATCTCACGCAGCGAGTTCCTGGCGACACAAGACGATCTCCGGAATGGACGCCTGGACCTCATCTATTGTGCACCAGAGCGACTCAACAGCGAAGGATTCACGGCTTCTCTTAAAGATATTCCTGGGGGTATTCGACTACTTGCCGTTGACGAAGCACATTGTATTTCCGAATGGGGCCACTCTTTCCGTCCCGACTACCTCAAAATCGCGCGTTTTGCCGAAGAAGCCCAGGTTGAGCGAGTAGTGTGTTTGACAGCAACAGCAACTTCACAGGTTGCAAAGGACATTCGTGATGCTTTTAAAATCCCCGAAGAAGGCTTGTTTAGGACGACCATGTACCGTCCCAACCTGCGTTTACTGGCCGAAGCCAACACAAAGGATACCGACTACGTCGAGAAACTTGTGCATCATCTCAAAAAACACACCGGCCCAACCATTGTATACGTCACGATTCAAAAAGCCACGGAAATGCTGGCCGCGAAATTGAAGAAGCAAGGATTCAATGCCAGGCCCTACCATGCCGGTATGCAAGCAGAACTACGCACAAAGACGCAGGATGAGTTTCTTACTAGCAAAAACATGGTTGTTTTCGCTACAATCGCATTCGGAATGGGCATCGATAAGCCAGATATCCGCAACATCGTCCACTTTGACATACCGGATAGCATCGAGTCTTACAGCCAGCAAATCGGGCGAGCAGGTCGAGACGGCAAGCCAAGCGTATGCATGTTCTACCTGGCTACAAAAGATTTCTACCTTCGCAACATCTTCACCTACGGCGACCGACCCTCGATTCGCTCGTTACGGTTACTAATGCAAGACATCTGTACACCGGCCCGAGCCCAACTCAAAGCCGGCGACACATTCTACGTATCCCTCTACACGCAATCGAAAGATACGGACATCAAGAGTATAACGCTCGGTATTCTCTACGCCCACATGGAACTCCACTTCCACCTCTTCCGTGCCTCGGGCACCCTCTACACAAAATACACCTACACTATCAAAAACCCCAATCTTATCTACCGCGACACCTCCCCCACTGCTGCCGCCATCCTCGCGGGATCCTCCACAGCCGCAAAATGGTCTTCCATCGACCTCAACGACCTCTCAGTCATGACCGACATCCCCCGCGCCGATCTCGTCCGCAAAATGGACGAATGGAACGAAAGCGACGCCATCAccttgaagaaagaaggcGTACAAAACATCTACCGCCTAGAGCGCCCATTACCCTCCACCCCCGCTGAGATTGACGAGATAGTCCAGAAACTAGATGAACGCATGCAGGAAAATGAGAAACAGAATTTGTCCCGTACAACGGCGCTGCTCGATCTCATCACTGCCGACCGCTGCTTCTCCGGTTCTATTGCTGAGTACTTTGGCGAGGCCACGGGACTCAAGGAGGAATGCGGTCATTGTACTTGGTGCGAGACGAAGAAACGCGTCGTCATGCCTGATGAGCCGCCTCAGCCACCGGATCCAGTAAAGGTGAAGAAGGTGCTGGATACGATTGGTGCGAGGGATGATCCGAGGTATTTGGCTAAATTGGCGTTTGGCATCAAGAGTCCGCGTATGGCGGCGGAGGGCGTGTATAGGACACCGGTGTTTGAGTCGATGAATGTGTGTGATTTCCCGGAGTTGCTGAGGGTTTTCACGGAGGCGTGCGAGAAGGAGGGGATGGAGAGAGAGCGTCAaaggcaggcgagagcagaGAGGGAAATCGGAGTAAGAGGTGGAGGTGGTCAGGGGAGGGAAGTGTCTTGGACTTTGGGTTCATGA
- a CDS encoding DUF2611 domain containing protein gives MVAMYTIMGRQVGSHVLAMATLGATFTGAALSMSGGKKTDDTTTPPINAKSSDEENFVKEYVKKAADKVQGKQ, from the exons ATGGTTGCCATGTACACTATCATGGGCCGTCAGGTCGGATCGCATGTG CTCGCAATGGCCACGCTGGGCGCCACATTTACCGGCGCTGCGCTCTCCATGAGCGGCGGCAAGAAGACGGACGATACGACTACTCCTCCCATCAACGCCAAGAGCAGTGATGAGGAGAACTTTGTAAA GGAGTACGTCAAGAAGGCCGCCGACAAGGTCCAAGGAAAGCAATAA